Proteins encoded within one genomic window of Acidovorax sp. 107:
- a CDS encoding cytochrome c — translation MNKTLTTLFALAVASVTALSHAQEAKGDVEAGKQKIAMCIGCHGIVGYQASFPEVHKVPMISGQSAKYISAALVAYQKGERKHPTMRGIAESLSEKDIADVSAYYEQHGKTGAELPAKPSREPSVQVAELLKKGACVSCHGDNFSKPIDPSYPKIAGQHADYLFVALKSYKVEKNANVGRGNAIMGGVAKQFTNAELKALANYVSGLDSELHTVRQSPFR, via the coding sequence ATGAACAAAACGTTGACCACGCTATTTGCCCTGGCTGTCGCTTCCGTGACCGCCTTGTCCCACGCCCAGGAAGCCAAGGGCGACGTGGAAGCCGGCAAACAAAAGATTGCCATGTGCATTGGGTGCCACGGCATCGTCGGCTACCAGGCCAGCTTCCCCGAGGTACACAAGGTGCCCATGATCTCGGGCCAAAGCGCCAAGTACATTTCGGCAGCGCTGGTCGCCTACCAGAAGGGTGAGCGCAAGCACCCCACCATGCGCGGTATCGCCGAGTCGCTGTCCGAGAAGGACATCGCTGACGTGTCGGCCTATTACGAACAACACGGCAAGACCGGTGCCGAGCTGCCCGCCAAGCCCTCGCGTGAACCCAGCGTGCAAGTGGCCGAGCTGCTGAAGAAGGGCGCCTGCGTGTCTTGCCACGGCGACAACTTCTCCAAGCCCATCGACCCGTCCTACCCCAAGATTGCAGGCCAGCACGCTGACTACCTGTTTGTGGCCCTGAAGTCCTACAAGGTCGAAAAGAACGCCAACGTGGGCCGTGGCAACGCCATAATGGGTGGTGTGGCCAAGCAGTTCACCAATGCCGAACTGAAGGCGCTGGCCAATTACGTGAGCGGCCTGGACAGCGAGCTGCACACCGTGCGGCAGTCGCCCTTCCGTTGA
- a CDS encoding putative Na+/H+ antiporter, with protein sequence MNSSPTLIQVVGAVLFGLAILHTFSTKYFEHLAHTQPRHAGIWHLLGEVEVVFGFWAMVLMLVMFAIGGKQEATAYLDSRNFIEPLFVFAIMVIAATRPILELSGALVRALAALLPVQRGMAMYFVVLAFVPLLGSFITEPAAMTLAALMLRDTLFSHPISSRLKYSTIGVLFVNISIGGTLTSFAAPPVLMVAAKWNWDIGFMLSNFGWKAAVAVLINAAIAMLIFRNQLAHMGRKIPASESPVPWTVTGVHLTFLVLVVVFAHHPAVFLGLFLFFMGFTTAYQRYQSPLILREALLVAFFLAGLVVLGGLQQWWLQPVLMKMDANAVFFGAAALTAFTDNAALTYLGSLVEGLSDEFKVALVAGAVTGGGLTVIANAPNPAGASILKEKFSDGVINPLGLLLGALPPTLVAVIAFRVL encoded by the coding sequence ATGAACTCCTCCCCCACCTTGATCCAGGTGGTTGGCGCCGTCCTGTTCGGCCTGGCCATTCTTCACACCTTCTCCACCAAGTATTTCGAGCACCTTGCGCACACGCAGCCCCGGCATGCGGGCATCTGGCATCTGCTGGGCGAGGTAGAGGTCGTCTTCGGCTTCTGGGCGATGGTGCTCATGCTGGTCATGTTTGCCATCGGCGGCAAGCAGGAGGCCACGGCCTACCTGGACTCGCGCAATTTCATTGAGCCGCTGTTCGTGTTCGCGATCATGGTGATTGCTGCCACCAGGCCCATCCTGGAACTGTCTGGGGCGCTAGTCCGGGCGCTCGCCGCCTTGTTGCCAGTGCAGCGCGGCATGGCCATGTACTTTGTGGTCCTGGCGTTCGTGCCCTTGCTCGGGTCGTTCATCACCGAGCCAGCAGCGATGACGCTGGCCGCGCTGATGCTTCGGGACACGCTGTTCTCTCACCCCATCTCCAGCCGGCTCAAGTATTCGACCATCGGTGTGCTGTTCGTGAACATTTCGATTGGTGGAACGCTCACTTCCTTTGCAGCGCCTCCCGTGCTGATGGTGGCTGCCAAGTGGAACTGGGACATTGGGTTCATGCTGTCCAACTTCGGCTGGAAGGCGGCAGTGGCCGTGCTCATCAATGCGGCCATTGCGATGCTGATCTTCCGCAACCAGCTGGCTCACATGGGCCGCAAGATTCCCGCCTCCGAGTCCCCCGTGCCGTGGACCGTGACGGGCGTGCACCTTACCTTCCTGGTGTTGGTGGTGGTGTTTGCTCACCATCCGGCCGTGTTCCTGGGCCTGTTCCTGTTCTTCATGGGGTTCACCACCGCTTACCAGCGCTACCAAAGTCCGCTGATCCTGCGCGAGGCGCTGCTGGTGGCGTTCTTCCTGGCTGGCTTGGTGGTGCTGGGCGGCTTGCAGCAATGGTGGCTGCAGCCCGTGCTCATGAAGATGGATGCCAACGCTGTGTTCTTTGGCGCCGCAGCGCTCACCGCGTTCACGGACAACGCTGCGCTGACTTACCTGGGCTCGCTGGTCGAAGGTCTGAGCGACGAGTTCAAGGTGGCCCTGGTGGCGGGCGCCGTCACGGGGGGCGGCCTGACGGTGATTGCCAATGCGCCCAACCCGGCCGGGGCATCCATCCTGAAGGAGAAGTTTTCGGACGGCGTCATCAACCCGCTGGGCCTGCTGCTGGGGGCATTGCCCCCCACGCTGGTGGCGGTGATCGCGTTTCGGGTGTTGTAG
- a CDS encoding DUF3429 domain-containing protein: MSTHIHRSTQPLPSPSSAPTPPVVAWLGYGGLLPFLALAAVGLWAPGTPWWSAALLAYGAVILSFVGALHWGFAMAQSGMSAPERTRCFVWSVVPSLMAWPAMLLPPAAGFMLLIAGFAVHLVQDHRLAARTSLPAWYLPLRWRLTVTACACLAVGAWAASR; encoded by the coding sequence ATGTCGACTCACATCCACCGGTCCACACAACCTTTGCCTTCGCCCTCCTCTGCCCCCACCCCGCCGGTTGTGGCCTGGCTGGGATACGGTGGCCTGCTGCCGTTCCTGGCGCTGGCAGCGGTGGGCCTGTGGGCGCCGGGCACACCGTGGTGGAGCGCAGCGCTGCTGGCCTACGGCGCGGTGATTTTGAGTTTTGTGGGTGCGCTGCACTGGGGCTTTGCCATGGCACAAAGCGGGATGAGCGCCCCAGAGCGCACACGCTGCTTTGTGTGGAGCGTGGTGCCATCGCTGATGGCCTGGCCCGCCATGCTATTGCCCCCTGCAGCAGGGTTCATGCTGCTGATCGCAGGCTTTGCAGTGCACCTGGTGCAAGACCATCGGCTGGCTGCGCGCACCTCGCTTCCCGCGTGGTACTTGCCGCTGCGATGGCGCCTGACGGTCACGGCTTGCGCGTGTCTGGCGGTGGGCGCGTGGGCCGCCAGCCGTTGA
- a CDS encoding IclR family transcriptional regulator, with protein sequence MNKNTTTVPFETKEPPHSGNSKTGTQSIERVVQMLRIVASRGKGGMRIGEIATTSGLPQSTCFRMLHRLEAEGLLNRDTHTRKYYLGPLLYELGLLARPRYRLSELCDGALQKLAEVTQDTIYLSERSGLEAVCTHRALGDYPIKSLALDVGIRRPLGVGAGGLAILCALPPDEAESIIEANAPKYEKYGFVTAPYLREAIKVGREKGYAFLDSVVTPGTAAIGIAFPPDNPIAAISVAAISGRLESHRRDEVARLMRPQIRAICEAMTNQAVLADR encoded by the coding sequence ATGAATAAAAACACTACAACAGTCCCCTTTGAGACAAAAGAACCGCCACATAGTGGAAATTCAAAAACTGGCACCCAGAGCATTGAGCGCGTGGTGCAGATGCTCCGTATCGTGGCGTCTCGTGGAAAAGGCGGCATGCGCATCGGCGAGATCGCCACCACCAGCGGTCTGCCGCAATCGACCTGCTTTCGCATGCTCCACCGGTTGGAAGCCGAGGGCCTGCTGAACCGGGATACGCACACGCGCAAGTACTACCTCGGCCCCTTGCTGTACGAGCTGGGCCTGCTCGCGCGGCCACGCTACCGGCTATCGGAACTGTGTGACGGTGCGCTGCAGAAACTGGCCGAAGTCACGCAGGACACCATCTACCTGAGCGAACGCAGCGGGCTGGAGGCGGTATGCACCCACCGCGCACTGGGCGACTACCCCATCAAGTCATTGGCGCTGGATGTGGGCATTCGCCGCCCGCTGGGCGTCGGTGCGGGCGGGCTGGCCATCTTGTGCGCCCTGCCGCCGGACGAGGCAGAGTCCATCATCGAAGCCAATGCACCCAAGTACGAGAAGTACGGATTCGTCACAGCCCCCTACCTGCGCGAAGCGATCAAGGTAGGGCGCGAGAAGGGTTACGCGTTTCTGGACAGCGTGGTCACGCCGGGCACAGCCGCCATTGGCATTGCGTTTCCGCCGGACAATCCCATCGCCGCCATCAGCGTGGCCGCCATTTCAGGAAGGCTCGAATCGCACCGGCGCGACGAGGTGGCCCGGCTCATGCGCCCGCAGATCCGCGCCATCTGCGAGGCCATGACCAACCAGGCGGTGCTGGCTGATCGCTGA